The Methanohalophilus portucalensis genome window below encodes:
- the oadA gene encoding sodium-extruding oxaloacetate decarboxylase subunit alpha yields MKVKITETILRDAHQSLLATRMRTRSMLPIIEELDEVGYYSLEMWGGATFDSCIRYLNEDPWERLRELKNHMDNTYAQMLLRGQNLVGYRHYSDDVVEKFVTKAYENGIDIFRIFDAVNDIRNMETSITVAKGLGAHVQGTISYTTSPVHTVEKYVDFANELAAMDCDSICIKDMAGLLTPHEAKELVSSLKKEVGLPVDLHCHCTSGMAPMTYMAACDAGVDILDTALSPFAWGTSQPPTESVVAALQGTPYDTGLDLGQLAEVSRYFKDIKSKYSGVINPISEQIDTNVLLYQIPGGMLSNLVSQLKEQNALDRYDDVLEEMPKVRAELGYPPLVTPTSQIVGSQAVLNVLMGERYKVIPKEVKDYVRGLYGRSPSPISDDIITMIIGEEDPIDVRPADLLEPEYDKRKKEAEEMGLVKKEEDILTYILYPSIAPKFLLGEAKEEKLAPAKQTASPPLPQVSIPTRFKVEVDNEVFDVQVEPMDGSVVAVEESSPKTPSASASSPGAVTCHMQGMVLSVDVNVGDNVEEGEKIGVIEAMKMENSINSPHGGVVKEILVAEGDSVATDDVIMIIE; encoded by the coding sequence ATGAAAGTTAAAATAACGGAAACAATTCTGAGGGATGCGCACCAGTCGCTTCTTGCGACAAGGATGCGCACGAGGAGTATGTTGCCTATTATTGAAGAACTGGACGAGGTTGGATATTATTCTCTCGAGATGTGGGGAGGAGCAACTTTTGATTCCTGCATCAGGTACCTCAATGAAGACCCCTGGGAAAGGCTGCGTGAACTTAAAAACCATATGGATAACACATATGCCCAGATGCTTCTGAGAGGACAGAATCTTGTCGGATACAGGCATTATTCCGATGATGTGGTCGAAAAGTTCGTGACCAAGGCCTATGAAAATGGAATTGATATTTTCCGTATATTCGATGCTGTTAATGATATACGTAACATGGAAACGTCAATTACCGTTGCAAAAGGACTGGGAGCCCATGTACAGGGTACAATCAGTTATACCACAAGCCCGGTTCACACAGTTGAAAAATATGTGGATTTTGCTAATGAGCTGGCTGCTATGGATTGTGATTCGATTTGTATCAAAGATATGGCAGGCCTTTTGACACCGCATGAAGCCAAAGAACTGGTTAGTTCTCTAAAAAAGGAAGTTGGACTGCCTGTAGATCTCCACTGTCATTGCACTTCTGGTATGGCTCCTATGACTTACATGGCGGCATGTGATGCAGGTGTAGATATACTGGATACTGCTCTGTCTCCCTTTGCCTGGGGTACTTCCCAGCCTCCCACCGAATCCGTGGTAGCTGCACTGCAAGGAACACCTTATGATACAGGTCTGGACCTTGGACAACTTGCCGAAGTAAGCCGTTATTTCAAGGATATCAAGTCCAAATACAGCGGGGTAATCAATCCGATATCCGAACAGATTGATACCAATGTACTATTGTATCAGATTCCGGGGGGTATGCTTTCCAACCTTGTATCCCAGTTGAAGGAGCAGAACGCTCTTGACAGGTATGATGATGTACTGGAAGAGATGCCCAAAGTCAGGGCTGAACTTGGATATCCACCTCTTGTAACACCTACAAGTCAGATCGTGGGGTCACAGGCTGTCCTTAACGTTCTCATGGGGGAGCGGTACAAAGTTATTCCCAAGGAAGTCAAGGATTACGTGCGAGGTCTATATGGCCGTTCACCATCACCTATCAGTGATGATATCATTACAATGATAATTGGTGAAGAAGATCCAATCGATGTAAGGCCTGCCGACCTGCTTGAACCTGAGTATGATAAAAGGAAAAAAGAAGCCGAAGAAATGGGTCTTGTCAAAAAGGAAGAAGACATATTGACATATATCCTGTATCCTTCCATCGCTCCGAAATTCTTGCTTGGAGAGGCCAAGGAAGAAAAACTTGCACCTGCCAAACAAACTGCATCACCACCTCTGCCTCAGGTATCCATACCTACCAGATTTAAGGTGGAAGTAGATAATGAAGTATTTGATGTACAGGTAGAACCAATGGATGGTAGTGTTGTTGCAGTCGAGGAAAGCAGCCCAAAGACTCCTTCTGCTTCAGCATCTTCTCCTGGTGCTGTAACCTGTCATATGCAGGGTATGGTTCTCTCAGTTGACGTCAACGTTGGAGATAATGTTGAAGAAGGAGAGAAAATTGGTGTCATTGAAGCAATGAAAATGGAAAATTCCATCAATTCACCGCATGGCGGTGTGGTGAAGGAAATCCTTGTTGCTGAAGGTGATTCCGTGGCAACGGATGATGTGATAATGATCATTGAGTGA
- a CDS encoding acetyl-CoA carboxylase biotin carboxylase subunit — translation MFKKILIANRGEIAIRVMRACKELDVSTVAVYSEADSNALFAKYADEAYCIGPPPSSKSYLNIDAIIDVAIKAGAEAIHPGYGFLSENSKFASACEKAGIKFIGPSSEVIEKMGSKITARSAMIEAGVPVVPGDGRAVEDDATAIEIGESIGYPLMVKASAGGGGIGMKVVYTPEELTRALSSIRNVAASTFGDSTVFIEKYLEEPRHIEIQILADSHGNCLYLGDRECSIQRRHQKLIEEAPSPIMTPELRKDMGEAAVKAAKTIGYVNAGTVEFLYSKGDYYFLEVNTRLQVEHGVTELVTGIDIVKQQLRVACDEKLPFTQDDIEIRGSAIECRINAEDPLNDFAPSPGKIRRYRSAGGPGVRVDSGVHMGYVIPPFYDSMISKLCVWGSDREEAIARMKRALYEYVVVGVKTNIPFHRTVLSIDAFVKGDLTTHFIDDHNVLSALEKVAVSDSERCATLSSALEDRNKKIAAISTAVGSYINAAKRHDMKGSDE, via the coding sequence ATGTTTAAGAAAATACTGATTGCAAACCGAGGTGAGATCGCGATCAGGGTAATGAGGGCCTGCAAAGAGCTTGATGTGTCCACGGTTGCGGTGTATTCCGAAGCAGACAGCAATGCCCTTTTTGCCAAATATGCGGACGAGGCGTACTGTATAGGTCCACCTCCTTCTTCTAAGAGTTATCTGAATATAGATGCAATTATCGATGTGGCTATAAAGGCAGGAGCAGAAGCAATTCATCCGGGGTATGGTTTCCTTTCAGAGAATTCGAAATTTGCCAGTGCCTGTGAAAAAGCAGGCATCAAGTTTATCGGTCCATCGAGTGAAGTTATAGAAAAGATGGGTAGTAAGATCACTGCCCGTTCAGCAATGATCGAGGCCGGTGTACCGGTGGTTCCCGGTGATGGAAGGGCTGTTGAGGATGATGCCACGGCAATTGAAATAGGTGAATCCATCGGATATCCTTTGATGGTGAAAGCTTCGGCCGGTGGTGGTGGTATAGGCATGAAAGTTGTTTATACTCCAGAAGAGCTGACCCGGGCACTTTCATCCATACGTAATGTTGCAGCTTCTACATTTGGTGATTCAACCGTCTTCATTGAAAAATATCTTGAAGAACCACGCCACATAGAAATACAGATATTGGCTGACTCTCATGGCAATTGTCTATATCTCGGTGACCGTGAATGTTCCATTCAGAGAAGACACCAGAAATTGATTGAAGAAGCTCCCTCCCCCATAATGACTCCTGAACTTCGTAAGGATATGGGCGAGGCTGCTGTAAAAGCTGCCAAAACAATAGGGTATGTAAATGCCGGTACTGTTGAATTCCTGTATTCAAAGGGTGATTATTATTTCCTTGAAGTAAATACAAGATTGCAGGTAGAACATGGAGTTACGGAGCTTGTTACCGGCATTGATATCGTCAAGCAGCAGTTGCGTGTTGCCTGTGATGAAAAATTACCCTTTACACAGGATGATATTGAGATCCGCGGCTCGGCTATTGAATGTCGTATCAATGCTGAAGATCCTTTGAATGACTTTGCCCCATCACCCGGTAAGATACGCAGGTATCGTTCGGCAGGTGGCCCAGGTGTGAGAGTGGACAGTGGTGTACATATGGGTTATGTTATTCCTCCCTTTTATGATTCAATGATCTCCAAACTCTGTGTATGGGGAAGTGATCGTGAGGAAGCCATTGCGCGTATGAAAAGAGCTCTCTATGAATATGTGGTAGTAGGGGTTAAAACCAACATTCCTTTCCACAGAACGGTTTTGTCCATAGATGCATTTGTAAAAGGGGATCTAACAACACACTTTATTGATGACCACAATGTGCTTTCAGCTTTAGAGAAGGTTGCTGTATCTGATAGTGAAAGATGTGCAACCCTTTCTTCTGCTCTTGAGGACCGCAACAAGAAGATTGCTGCCATCAGTACTGCAGTTGGTTCGTACATTAATGCTGCAAAAAGGCATGATATGAAAGGGTCAGATGAGTGA